One genomic segment of Cystobacter fuscus DSM 2262 includes these proteins:
- a CDS encoding MBL fold metallo-hydrolase — translation MSSSPMYLKQNVVSEPLYNQWYAWWFLASPMTAPLFVANLHLKVMESFVANPAIHVAALKSPALRGGPYINYGVDKVKEVQALLERTRKEEALSLRYAQAMLELHKLLDMAEGFSLEELYPRVPDLLRGYVELTYDLNHRASPRFFESLLYRGPFHRESSQSLSMRLIHEDARPYVFSTPRLDSVDGALQIKRPYRDAALDRLYAMTRTPGPVEPVREALGIEPRDHDTFASFFTPEPPRPAPRYDGEGVRVRYFGHACVLIESRGVSLMTDPVISYDFPSELPRYTFADLPERIDYVLITHGHADHLMFEPLLQLRHRIGTIVVPASSGGGLADPSLKLMLKHAGFNNVVALSEMDSLPLPGGELIGLPFIGEHGDLNIQAKIAHLVRLEGKNLLMAADSNALEPRLYEHVHREVGDIDMLWLGMESEGGPLSWMYGPLLPAPIQRKMDQSRRLNGSNAARAIDIVQRLNPKQVRIYAMGREPWLGHVMVMGYHENSPQLVEARKLLEYCRERGISGEMPYGQAELLLR, via the coding sequence ATGTCTTCGTCGCCCATGTACCTGAAGCAGAACGTCGTCTCCGAGCCGCTCTACAACCAGTGGTACGCGTGGTGGTTCCTGGCCTCGCCGATGACGGCCCCGCTCTTCGTGGCCAACCTGCACCTCAAGGTCATGGAGTCCTTCGTGGCCAACCCGGCCATCCACGTGGCGGCCCTGAAGAGTCCCGCCCTGCGGGGGGGGCCGTACATCAACTACGGCGTGGACAAGGTGAAGGAAGTCCAGGCGTTGCTGGAGCGCACGCGCAAGGAAGAGGCGCTGTCCTTGCGGTACGCGCAAGCCATGTTGGAGTTGCACAAGCTGCTGGACATGGCGGAGGGCTTCTCGCTGGAGGAGCTGTACCCGCGGGTGCCGGACCTGCTGCGCGGCTACGTGGAGCTCACGTATGACCTGAACCACCGGGCCTCGCCGCGCTTCTTCGAGTCGCTGCTCTACCGCGGCCCCTTCCACCGCGAGTCCTCGCAGAGCCTGTCCATGCGGCTCATCCACGAGGACGCCCGGCCATATGTCTTCAGCACGCCCCGGCTGGATTCGGTGGACGGCGCCCTGCAGATCAAACGGCCCTACCGGGACGCGGCCCTGGATCGGCTCTACGCCATGACGCGCACACCCGGGCCGGTGGAGCCGGTGCGCGAGGCCCTGGGCATCGAGCCGAGGGACCACGACACCTTCGCCTCCTTCTTCACGCCCGAGCCCCCGCGCCCCGCGCCCCGGTACGACGGCGAGGGGGTACGCGTGCGCTACTTCGGCCACGCGTGCGTGCTCATCGAGTCGCGCGGCGTCAGCCTGATGACGGATCCGGTCATCAGCTATGACTTCCCCTCGGAGCTGCCGCGCTACACCTTCGCGGATCTTCCCGAGCGCATCGACTACGTCCTCATCACCCACGGGCACGCGGACCACCTGATGTTCGAGCCGCTGCTGCAACTGCGCCACCGCATCGGCACCATCGTGGTGCCCGCGAGCAGCGGCGGTGGGCTGGCGGACCCCTCGCTCAAGCTGATGCTCAAGCATGCCGGCTTCAACAACGTGGTGGCGTTGTCGGAGATGGATTCGCTGCCGCTGCCGGGGGGGGAGCTCATCGGCCTGCCCTTCATCGGCGAGCACGGGGATCTCAACATCCAGGCGAAGATCGCCCACCTGGTGCGGCTGGAGGGCAAGAACCTGCTGATGGCGGCGGACTCCAACGCGCTCGAGCCGCGCCTGTACGAGCACGTGCACCGCGAGGTGGGCGACATCGACATGCTGTGGCTGGGCATGGAGTCGGAGGGAGGCCCGCTGAGCTGGATGTATGGTCCGCTGCTGCCCGCCCCCATCCAGCGCAAGATGGATCAATCGCGGCGGCTCAACGGCTCCAACGCGGCGCGCGCCATCGACATCGTCCAGCGGCTCAATCCCAAGCAGGTGCGCATCTACGCCATGGGCCGCGAGCCCTGGCTCGGCCATGTCATGGTGATGGGCTACCACGAGAACTCGCCGCAGCTCGTGGAGGCACGCAAGCTGCTCGAGTACTGCCGCGAGCGGGGCATCTCCGGGGAGATGCCCTACGGTCAGGCCGAGCTGTTGCTGCGCTGA
- a CDS encoding Ig-like domain-containing protein, whose protein sequence is MKTLRLVAGCLVLGLLGCGGDADSVAPVNVRVVEGVTPGERVSGSRILRATAEDNSGTVARVEFSVAGSPVCVDDIARRSGSTFSCTWDSSTTPTGDHQLTVKAQDAAGNSALSSPIAITVLAANRAPTLGPVTTTRKTLDEGSAASLAVTATDPDGDTLTYSWTQSPFAPLGTFAEGSNATPSWTAPFISRDTTFLLKVTVSDGRGGSTQGTVSVTVVNVPALNQAPSVDMLEEPEALIAGRSHPFFISARDPDGDPLTYSWTTEPPGAGVFTHPDQPLSEWRSGELSQPASYTVKVTVSDGTSSETRSVPVQVGVPSYARDIEPLWSARCSSCHNENGLEGLNLLVGKSHASLMASGVGACASGARVSPGRPEESLLVRRISGEECGIRMPMGNSDYFDSNPGELTQIRSWILAGALDN, encoded by the coding sequence ATGAAAACGCTTCGGCTCGTCGCGGGCTGTCTTGTCTTGGGGCTGCTGGGGTGTGGCGGAGACGCGGACTCCGTCGCGCCGGTGAATGTCCGGGTGGTGGAGGGGGTGACGCCCGGCGAGCGCGTCTCGGGCTCACGAATCCTCCGGGCCACCGCCGAGGACAACTCGGGCACGGTGGCCCGGGTGGAGTTCTCCGTCGCCGGCTCGCCGGTGTGCGTGGACGACATCGCACGGCGCTCCGGTTCGACCTTCTCGTGCACCTGGGACTCGTCCACCACCCCCACGGGCGACCACCAGCTCACCGTGAAGGCCCAGGACGCCGCGGGCAACAGCGCCCTCTCCTCGCCCATCGCCATCACCGTCCTGGCGGCCAACCGCGCTCCCACGCTCGGTCCGGTGACCACGACACGGAAGACCCTCGACGAGGGCTCCGCCGCGAGCCTCGCGGTGACCGCCACGGATCCCGATGGCGACACGCTCACCTATTCCTGGACCCAGAGTCCGTTCGCGCCCCTGGGGACGTTCGCCGAAGGCAGCAACGCCACCCCCTCGTGGACCGCGCCGTTCATCTCCCGCGACACGACCTTCCTCCTGAAGGTGACGGTCTCGGATGGGAGGGGCGGCTCGACCCAGGGCACGGTGTCGGTCACCGTCGTGAACGTCCCCGCCCTCAACCAGGCACCCAGCGTGGACATGCTCGAGGAGCCCGAGGCGCTCATCGCGGGCAGGTCGCACCCCTTCTTCATCTCCGCGAGGGATCCGGATGGGGATCCGCTCACCTATTCCTGGACGACGGAGCCCCCCGGAGCGGGCGTCTTCACCCATCCGGACCAGCCCCTCTCCGAGTGGCGCTCGGGGGAACTCAGCCAGCCCGCCTCCTACACCGTGAAGGTCACCGTGTCCGATGGCACCAGCTCGGAGACCCGCTCGGTGCCCGTGCAGGTGGGCGTTCCCTCCTATGCCCGGGACATCGAGCCCCTGTGGAGCGCGAGGTGCTCGAGCTGCCACAACGAGAATGGCCTCGAGGGACTGAACCTGCTGGTGGGTAAGTCCCACGCCTCGCTGATGGCGTCGGGGGTGGGGGCGTGTGCCTCGGGCGCCCGGGTCTCGCCCGGCCGTCCCGAGGAGTCCCTGCTGGTCAGGCGCATCAGCGGCGAGGAGTGCGGCATCCGGATGCCCATGGGCAATTCCGACTACTTCGATTCCAACCCGGGAGAGCTCACGCAGATCCGCTCGTGGATCCTCGCGGGCGCGCTCGACAACTAG
- a CDS encoding nucleotidyltransferase domain-containing protein gives MDEELSLVGMTEDMAANSVLYGFISLCQMAFPGRLRACYLLGSHAMGEAVADSDLDVTLVFKDRFLEGEQARHERLRQSVGLLSRIPVDSSAVEESRLLRDGAVNLKQASLFLAGEDLRERIPLMPAEEWVRVAMHRPYNFMERARSRAEGEPLRYPLAYPDPRGAFHGYDYSAVMDSRGQPQPGFKELVSIAARIAAAEAALKSGAQAFFKRASIEAHRRHVNDERSLLFERIYDCRARWGYQVPTGAEDRAYLRSLCEGMLDAENRFLALYRDFLLAELERGGVGPRALAARRLGDILYPGDEVPTALKRLEEAPEPEVREAARESLRRIARYSSPPAPAV, from the coding sequence ATGGATGAAGAGCTGTCGTTGGTCGGCATGACGGAGGACATGGCGGCCAACTCCGTCCTCTACGGCTTCATCAGCCTGTGTCAGATGGCCTTCCCGGGGCGACTCCGGGCCTGCTACCTGCTGGGCAGCCACGCCATGGGCGAAGCCGTGGCCGACAGCGACCTCGACGTGACCCTGGTCTTCAAGGACCGCTTCCTCGAGGGCGAGCAGGCGCGGCACGAGCGCCTGCGCCAGTCCGTGGGCCTGTTGAGCCGCATCCCCGTGGACTCGAGCGCGGTGGAGGAGTCCCGGCTGTTGCGCGATGGGGCCGTCAACCTCAAGCAGGCCTCGCTGTTCCTCGCGGGAGAGGACCTCCGCGAGCGCATTCCGCTGATGCCCGCCGAGGAGTGGGTGCGCGTCGCCATGCACCGTCCCTACAACTTCATGGAGCGCGCCCGCTCGCGCGCCGAGGGCGAGCCGCTGCGCTACCCCCTCGCGTATCCGGATCCGCGCGGAGCTTTCCACGGCTACGACTACTCCGCGGTGATGGACTCGCGGGGCCAGCCCCAGCCGGGCTTCAAGGAGCTCGTCTCCATCGCGGCCCGGATCGCGGCGGCCGAGGCGGCGCTGAAGTCCGGAGCCCAGGCCTTCTTCAAGCGCGCTTCCATCGAGGCGCACCGCCGGCACGTGAACGACGAGCGGTCGCTCCTGTTCGAGCGCATCTATGACTGCCGCGCGCGTTGGGGCTATCAGGTGCCGACCGGTGCGGAGGACCGGGCTTATCTGCGCTCGCTGTGCGAGGGCATGCTGGACGCGGAGAACCGGTTCCTGGCCCTCTACAGGGACTTCCTGCTGGCCGAGTTGGAGCGGGGTGGGGTGGGCCCCCGGGCGCTGGCGGCCCGGCGGTTGGGCGACATCCTCTATCCCGGCGACGAGGTCCCCACCGCCTTGAAGCGGCTGGAGGAGGCGCCCGAGCCGGAAGTGCGCGAGGCCGCCCGGGAGTCGCTCCGCCGCATCGCCCGATACTCCTCTCCCCCCGCGCCCGCGGTCTGA
- a CDS encoding ABC transporter ATP-binding protein, protein MSQDSSSGVVRRLLALVQPEWRTLCAGVFFLLLGSGLSLVFPQAVRFIIDEALGSKDAALIDRVALSMIAVFAVQAGADSLRYYFFTQTGERIVTRLRHELFSRLVAQEVGFFDQHKTGELTSRLSADTTVLQNVVSANIATALRSGAQVVGGLAMLLYTSPRLTLLMLAVVPPLVITTVLFGRRIRLSSRRVHAALAEATGVADEILSGIRTVRAFAAERHEVGRYRQRLGTAFELARERTRLSTGYVVGTSFGGLAAAALVLWYGTRLMLRGELTMGSLTSFLVYTTLVSVALSGLTDLWAELLRASGSAERVFEMIDRVPAIPSEGGERLPEVRGRVTYQAVRFAYPARPDVPVLQEIELELQPGEVVALVGPSGGGKSTIASLLVRLYDPQGGRVLLDGVDLRTLDPEWLRQQVGSVAQEPLLFSDSIADNIRYGRMDATDAEVEAAARAANAHEFISRFPEGYRTHVGERGVQLSGGQKQRIAIARAVLKDPRLLVLDEATSALDAESEHLVQEALERLMRGRTTLIIAHRLSTVTGADRVLVVEGGRVVQSGSHATLMTQEGLYRRLVARQFVAA, encoded by the coding sequence ATGTCCCAGGACTCCTCCTCCGGCGTCGTGCGCCGCCTCCTGGCCCTGGTCCAGCCCGAGTGGCGGACCCTGTGCGCGGGCGTGTTCTTCCTGCTGCTCGGCAGCGGCTTGTCCCTCGTCTTCCCCCAGGCCGTGCGCTTCATCATCGACGAGGCGCTCGGGTCGAAGGACGCCGCCCTCATCGACCGGGTCGCGCTCTCCATGATCGCCGTCTTCGCGGTGCAGGCTGGTGCCGATTCGCTGCGCTACTACTTCTTCACCCAGACGGGTGAGCGCATCGTGACCCGGCTGCGGCACGAGCTGTTCTCGCGCCTCGTGGCCCAGGAAGTGGGCTTCTTCGATCAGCACAAGACGGGAGAGCTCACCAGCCGTCTGAGCGCGGACACCACGGTGTTGCAGAACGTGGTGAGCGCCAACATCGCCACGGCGCTGCGCAGCGGCGCGCAGGTGGTGGGCGGGCTCGCGATGCTCCTCTACACCTCGCCCCGGCTCACCCTGTTGATGCTGGCCGTGGTGCCGCCCCTGGTCATCACCACCGTGCTCTTCGGCCGCCGCATCCGGCTGAGCTCGCGCCGGGTGCACGCCGCGCTCGCCGAGGCCACCGGCGTGGCGGACGAGATCCTCTCCGGCATCCGCACGGTGCGTGCCTTCGCCGCCGAGCGCCATGAGGTGGGCCGATACCGTCAACGGCTGGGCACCGCCTTCGAGCTGGCGCGCGAGCGCACGCGCCTGTCCACGGGTTACGTCGTGGGCACCTCGTTCGGAGGACTCGCCGCCGCGGCCCTGGTGCTGTGGTACGGCACCCGGTTGATGCTGCGGGGCGAGCTCACCATGGGCAGCCTCACCTCCTTCCTCGTCTACACCACGCTCGTCTCCGTGGCCCTGAGCGGGCTGACGGACCTGTGGGCGGAGCTGCTGCGGGCCTCCGGCTCGGCCGAGCGCGTCTTCGAGATGATCGATCGCGTCCCCGCCATCCCCTCCGAGGGTGGCGAGCGGCTCCCGGAGGTGAGGGGCCGCGTCACCTACCAGGCGGTGCGCTTCGCCTATCCCGCGCGCCCGGACGTGCCCGTGCTCCAGGAGATCGAGCTGGAGCTCCAACCGGGCGAGGTGGTGGCCCTGGTCGGCCCCTCGGGCGGAGGCAAGTCCACCATCGCCAGCCTGCTGGTGCGCCTGTACGACCCTCAAGGGGGGCGCGTGTTGCTGGATGGCGTGGATTTGCGCACGCTGGATCCGGAGTGGCTGCGCCAGCAGGTGGGCTCGGTGGCGCAGGAGCCGTTGCTCTTCTCCGACTCCATCGCGGACAACATCCGCTACGGCCGCATGGACGCCACCGACGCCGAGGTGGAGGCCGCCGCCCGCGCCGCCAACGCTCACGAGTTCATCTCCCGCTTCCCCGAGGGCTACCGCACCCACGTGGGAGAGCGCGGGGTGCAGCTGTCCGGCGGGCAGAAGCAGCGCATCGCCATCGCCCGCGCGGTGCTCAAGGATCCGCGCCTGCTGGTGCTCGACGAGGCCACCAGCGCCCTGGACGCCGAGAGCGAGCACCTGGTGCAGGAGGCGCTGGAGCGACTCATGCGGGGGCGCACCACGCTCATCATCGCCCATCGCCTGTCCACGGTGACGGGCGCGGACCGGGTGCTGGTGGTGGAGGGCGGTCGAGTGGTGCAGAGCGGCAGTCATGCCACCCTCATGACCCAGGAGGGACTCTACCGCCGCCTGGTCGCGCGGCAGTTCGTGGCCGCTTGA
- a CDS encoding imm11 family protein, with the protein MNTQVKYYRLHDNMRIRKRWHLRMPFDAQGEWIDTWQFNEGRVLDIPGPIRFPVRPTGVVLEYTLSMGIPVVHRRVVSLFERLGLDREVQFLPAEVEGQTEPWFIINTLQVIRCIDDARCEEVFYWQPEDERPDKLGEYQNVRGLKVDPEKIGGANIFRPWGWLVAFLVSERVKQAMEDEGITGIDFTPV; encoded by the coding sequence ATGAACACGCAGGTGAAATACTATCGATTGCATGACAACATGCGCATCCGTAAGCGCTGGCATTTGCGCATGCCTTTCGACGCCCAAGGCGAGTGGATAGATACCTGGCAGTTTAATGAGGGAAGGGTTCTCGACATCCCGGGGCCGATCCGCTTCCCGGTGAGGCCCACGGGCGTCGTGCTCGAGTACACGCTGTCCATGGGGATTCCCGTCGTCCATCGCCGGGTTGTCTCCCTCTTCGAGCGTCTGGGTCTCGACCGGGAAGTCCAGTTCCTTCCCGCCGAGGTGGAGGGGCAGACAGAACCCTGGTTCATCATCAATACCCTTCAAGTCATCCGCTGCATCGACGACGCCCGGTGTGAGGAGGTCTTTTATTGGCAGCCGGAGGACGAGCGTCCGGACAAGCTGGGCGAGTACCAGAACGTCCGCGGGCTCAAGGTGGATCCAGAGAAGATTGGAGGCGCCAACATCTTCCGCCCCTGGGGCTGGCTGGTGGCGTTCCTCGTCTCCGAGCGCGTCAAGCAGGCGATGGAAGACGAAGGCATCACCGGCATCGACTTCACCCCGGTATGA
- a CDS encoding NUDIX hydrolase: MSDRHPFQGNWVARLYERVRERGYDSLTAFAEARPTASLVALAKELGKDDIAGVQVFQGLVAEAERSHELTRLVRGQFVRELYESLPDGWPTVMNDANRFKVAKALGSWTAFTPESHEERVRQARSVLRATPPPPGWRPLGPDDELLLSLLPDEEV, translated from the coding sequence ATGAGCGACAGACATCCTTTTCAGGGCAACTGGGTGGCACGACTGTACGAGCGGGTCCGCGAGCGAGGTTACGATTCACTCACGGCTTTCGCCGAGGCGCGCCCCACTGCCTCGTTGGTGGCGCTGGCCAAGGAACTTGGCAAGGACGATATTGCCGGAGTGCAGGTGTTCCAAGGACTGGTGGCCGAAGCGGAACGAAGCCATGAGCTCACCCGCTTGGTGCGCGGCCAATTCGTGCGTGAACTGTACGAGAGCCTCCCCGACGGCTGGCCCACCGTGATGAATGACGCAAACCGTTTCAAGGTTGCAAAGGCGCTCGGCTCGTGGACTGCATTCACCCCAGAAAGCCATGAGGAGCGAGTCAGGCAGGCTAGGTCGGTGCTCCGGGCAACGCCGCCTCCGCCCGGTTGGCGACCACTCGGCCCTGACGACGAACTGCTCCTCTCACTTCTACCCGACGAGGAAGTCTGA